The Acidobacteriota bacterium genome has a segment encoding these proteins:
- a CDS encoding thioredoxin family protein, translating into MVTRRVMTRLAVTLTAIALASGPGRAQEASTPAAAAERLEPGLLERLYAGGRTFGEFLDAATARRDQWVSHYERGQALDELVERARAVPGAWRLLVVAVDACSDSVGTLPYLARLDEAVATLDLRIVDREAGKPIAEARRSPDGRATTPTLVLLDGDGRERGCWVEQPAGLQTWWLTVDRAKQRELLSKKMAWYADDAGVSTVREVVEMLEAAAAGRTICPPLTR; encoded by the coding sequence ATGGTGACGCGTCGCGTGATGACCCGGCTGGCCGTGACCCTGACGGCGATCGCACTGGCGTCCGGCCCTGGGCGTGCGCAGGAGGCGTCGACGCCGGCAGCCGCTGCCGAGCGGCTCGAGCCCGGCCTGCTCGAGCGGCTCTACGCGGGCGGGCGGACCTTTGGCGAATTCCTCGACGCCGCGACGGCTCGCCGCGACCAGTGGGTGAGCCACTACGAACGGGGCCAGGCGCTCGACGAGCTCGTCGAGCGGGCGCGCGCGGTGCCGGGAGCCTGGCGGTTGCTGGTCGTCGCCGTCGATGCCTGCAGCGACTCGGTGGGCACGCTCCCGTATCTGGCGCGGCTCGATGAAGCCGTCGCCACGCTCGACCTGCGAATCGTCGATCGGGAAGCCGGCAAGCCGATCGCCGAGGCCCGCCGCAGCCCGGACGGCCGCGCGACGACGCCGACGCTCGTGCTGCTCGATGGCGACGGCCGGGAACGTGGATGCTGGGTCGAACAGCCGGCCGGGCTCCAGACCTGGTGGCTCACGGTTGACCGCGCGAAGCAGCGGGAGCTGCTCTCGAAGAAGATGGCGTGGTACGCCGACGACGCCGGCGTGTCGACGGTGCGGGAGGTGGTGGAGATGCTCGAAGCCGCGGCGGCCGGGCGTACGATCTGCCCGCCGCTCACGCGGTAG
- a CDS encoding diguanylate cyclase, producing the protein MHDDRHEAASSLPFFVVGLGASAGGLEALEQFFDRMPGDVGCAFVVVQHLSPGHKSLMAELLARHTPMPVSRATDGLAVEPNHVYLNDAKNNLVIEGGRLRLVARSGGSSLNLPIDLFFESLAKHQGARSIGVVLSGTGSDGMRGVRAIKAGGGHVFVQDAASARFDGMPRSAISTGLVDAVLPPAQMPDLVGRAVRDPLLLRVFLDHREDPATEADAYAQLMALVTQATTVDFSHYKRNTVLRRVARRIAATESEDLQAYLRLARSSSTEVDLLLKELLISVTRFFRDPDVWTHLQEHVLLPLVEQAPADQPLRVWVAGCATGEEAYTVGMLLSEAMERSARTLDVRIFATDMDKAALEVASAGIYGPSIAQDVSAPRLARFFEWKEDHYVVRRELRQLVVLAQHNLVSDPPFTRVSLVSCRNLLIYLDQTLQERALAAFRFALKRGATLVLGTSETVGDRSDAFEPIDGRLRIYRAIGDRPVAAMFAREPLAPRPAHVASDGLPRSQHSRVVESATGVLLEAYAPAAVLVDESFRLLHVFGDVAPYMKIPTGQANLNLLTMLPRALSVVAAAGVPRVIREDRERRYTGIRSETGSGSIGMRLMPLIDTVLGRRLAIVVFEPGAAAGAPGPETALIDMGAETERQLADLQQELQHSRENLQAMVEELETSNEELQAINEELTSSNEELQSTNEELQAVNEELYTVNAEHERKIAELIELNNDIDNILRSTSIGTLLLDDQLTVRKFTPSASSYVSLLERDVGRPVDHLAMHFGGESFVTDCRAVLLHGQPAERPMTTERGRHVLVRMSPYLTRSTRPTGVVVSFIDVTSLAEANERTQKVLDSMPQHVAMLDRRGTIIMVNAAWERFAAENGGSVHASIGVGANYLEVCAPHRLPPNSEGHEARQGLERLLADEIDQYVLEYPCHSLNDQRWYLMHASRITGSGGVVVSHIDITDRKLAEISLRELAMVDPLTGLLNRRGFAEYLTDELERARRHASTLSAIFIDCDDFKQINDRFGHATGDRVLATLARGLSDSLRPTDRMARIGGDEFLVLLPETRLMEAALVADRLRLAGVGERIHVGQDMVPLTVSLAVTPVDVDTGSIDDILRNARVALQDSKVRGKNRITLATSTATIESPTGPRDVAHLLRAPDVITVARQPIMRLVERQVAGHEFLSRGPDGPLNLPQDFFRRAGEDGLLSALDLRCLSACLRAAAQSGEGWHHLNLYPSTLLETPVEQLLRLFPEPATRHQYCIELSEQQLLGNPSTIRDAVAALRRADLRVAIDDVGFGRTSLESLVLLEPEVVKLDRRWVAGIGHERGRVRTLKRLVEVADTLGALVIAEGIESEEEVALLVDLGVRYGQGYLWGEPVAVSMT; encoded by the coding sequence ATGCACGACGACCGTCACGAGGCCGCCTCCAGCCTTCCGTTCTTCGTCGTGGGACTCGGCGCGTCGGCCGGCGGCCTCGAGGCCCTGGAGCAGTTCTTCGACAGGATGCCCGGTGACGTCGGGTGCGCGTTCGTCGTGGTGCAGCACCTCTCGCCCGGCCACAAGAGCCTGATGGCCGAACTGCTGGCCCGGCACACGCCGATGCCGGTGAGCCGCGCCACCGACGGTCTGGCGGTCGAACCGAACCATGTGTACCTCAACGACGCGAAGAACAACCTGGTGATCGAGGGCGGGCGCCTGCGCCTCGTGGCTCGCAGCGGCGGCTCGAGTCTGAACCTGCCGATCGACCTGTTCTTCGAGTCGCTGGCGAAGCACCAGGGCGCCCGCAGCATCGGCGTGGTGCTGTCGGGCACGGGCAGCGACGGCATGCGCGGCGTGCGGGCGATCAAGGCCGGCGGCGGCCACGTGTTCGTGCAGGACGCGGCGTCGGCCCGGTTCGACGGCATGCCGCGCAGCGCCATCTCCACGGGGCTCGTCGACGCGGTGCTGCCCCCCGCCCAGATGCCCGACCTCGTCGGGCGGGCGGTGCGCGACCCGCTGCTGCTGCGAGTCTTCCTCGATCACCGCGAGGACCCGGCGACGGAGGCAGACGCGTACGCGCAGTTGATGGCGCTCGTCACGCAGGCGACCACGGTCGACTTCTCGCACTACAAGCGCAACACGGTGCTGAGGCGGGTGGCCCGACGCATCGCGGCGACCGAGAGCGAGGACCTGCAGGCGTACCTGCGCCTGGCCCGCAGCTCCTCGACCGAGGTCGACCTCCTGCTGAAGGAGCTGCTCATCAGCGTGACCCGCTTCTTCCGCGACCCCGACGTGTGGACGCACCTGCAGGAACACGTGCTGCTGCCGCTCGTCGAACAGGCGCCGGCCGATCAGCCGCTGCGCGTGTGGGTCGCGGGGTGCGCGACGGGCGAGGAGGCCTACACGGTGGGCATGCTGCTGAGCGAGGCGATGGAGCGCTCGGCGCGCACGCTGGACGTGAGAATCTTCGCGACGGACATGGACAAGGCGGCGCTCGAGGTGGCGTCGGCGGGCATCTACGGTCCGTCGATCGCCCAGGACGTCTCGGCGCCCCGACTGGCGCGGTTCTTCGAGTGGAAGGAGGATCACTACGTCGTGCGGCGGGAGCTGCGGCAGCTCGTGGTCCTCGCGCAGCACAACCTCGTGAGCGACCCGCCGTTCACCCGGGTCTCGCTCGTCTCGTGCCGCAACCTGCTGATCTACCTGGATCAGACGCTGCAGGAGCGCGCCCTCGCCGCGTTTCGTTTCGCGCTCAAACGCGGCGCCACGCTGGTGCTCGGCACGAGCGAGACGGTGGGCGACCGCTCGGATGCGTTCGAGCCGATCGACGGCCGGCTGCGCATCTACCGGGCCATCGGCGACCGGCCGGTGGCGGCGATGTTCGCCCGCGAGCCGCTGGCTCCACGGCCCGCGCACGTCGCCAGCGACGGGCTGCCGCGCTCGCAGCATTCGCGAGTGGTCGAGTCGGCGACGGGGGTCCTGCTCGAGGCGTACGCACCCGCGGCGGTGCTCGTCGACGAGAGCTTCCGCCTGCTGCACGTGTTCGGTGACGTCGCTCCCTACATGAAGATCCCCACCGGACAGGCGAACCTGAACCTGCTCACGATGCTGCCTCGCGCGCTCTCGGTGGTCGCGGCGGCCGGCGTGCCTCGAGTCATCCGCGAGGATCGGGAGCGGCGGTACACGGGGATCCGTTCCGAGACCGGCAGCGGGTCGATCGGCATGCGGCTCATGCCGCTCATCGACACCGTCCTCGGGCGTCGCCTCGCCATCGTCGTCTTCGAGCCGGGTGCGGCGGCCGGCGCGCCGGGCCCCGAGACGGCGCTCATCGACATGGGCGCCGAGACCGAACGCCAGCTCGCCGATCTGCAGCAGGAGCTGCAGCACTCCCGCGAGAACCTCCAGGCCATGGTGGAGGAGCTCGAGACGTCGAACGAGGAGCTCCAGGCGATCAACGAGGAGCTCACCTCGTCGAACGAGGAGCTCCAGAGCACCAACGAGGAGTTGCAGGCGGTCAACGAAGAGTTGTACACCGTCAATGCCGAGCACGAACGGAAGATCGCCGAACTGATCGAGCTCAACAACGACATCGACAACATCCTGCGGAGCACGAGCATTGGCACGCTGCTGCTCGACGACCAGCTGACGGTCAGGAAGTTCACGCCGTCGGCGTCGTCGTACGTCAGCCTGCTCGAGCGTGACGTCGGCCGCCCGGTCGACCACCTCGCGATGCACTTCGGCGGCGAGTCGTTCGTCACCGACTGCCGCGCCGTGCTCCTCCACGGGCAGCCGGCCGAACGGCCCATGACGACGGAACGCGGACGGCACGTACTGGTGAGGATGTCACCCTACCTGACGCGCTCCACCCGCCCCACCGGCGTCGTCGTCAGCTTCATCGACGTGACGTCGCTCGCCGAGGCGAACGAGCGGACCCAGAAAGTACTCGATTCGATGCCGCAGCACGTCGCCATGCTCGACCGGCGAGGCACGATCATCATGGTCAACGCCGCGTGGGAGCGCTTCGCCGCCGAGAACGGCGGCTCCGTGCACGCGTCGATCGGTGTGGGAGCCAACTACCTCGAGGTGTGCGCGCCGCACCGGCTCCCGCCGAACAGCGAAGGACACGAGGCGCGCCAGGGCCTCGAACGGCTGCTGGCCGACGAGATCGACCAGTACGTGCTCGAGTACCCCTGCCACTCCTTGAACGACCAGCGGTGGTACCTGATGCACGCCTCGCGCATTACCGGGTCGGGCGGGGTCGTCGTGTCGCACATCGACATCACCGATCGCAAGCTCGCCGAGATCAGCCTGCGCGAGCTGGCCATGGTCGATCCGCTGACCGGACTCCTCAACCGGCGGGGGTTCGCCGAGTACCTCACCGACGAGCTCGAGCGGGCCCGGCGCCACGCGTCGACCCTGTCGGCCATCTTCATCGACTGCGACGACTTCAAGCAGATCAACGACCGCTTCGGACACGCGACTGGCGATCGGGTGCTCGCCACGCTGGCGCGCGGCCTGTCCGACTCGCTGCGGCCCACCGATCGGATGGCCCGCATCGGGGGTGACGAGTTCCTGGTGCTGCTGCCAGAGACACGGCTCATGGAGGCCGCGCTCGTCGCCGACCGGCTGCGACTCGCGGGCGTCGGCGAGCGCATTCACGTCGGGCAGGACATGGTGCCGCTCACCGTGAGCCTGGCGGTGACGCCGGTTGACGTCGACACGGGATCGATCGACGACATCCTCAGGAACGCCCGGGTGGCCCTGCAGGACAGCAAGGTGAGGGGCAAGAACCGCATCACGCTGGCCACCTCGACCGCGACCATCGAATCACCCACCGGCCCGCGGGACGTCGCGCACCTGCTCCGGGCACCGGACGTCATCACGGTGGCGCGGCAGCCGATCATGCGGCTCGTCGAGCGACAGGTCGCGGGACACGAGTTCCTGTCACGCGGCCCGGACGGTCCGTTGAACCTGCCGCAGGACTTCTTCCGGCGCGCCGGCGAGGACGGCCTGCTCTCGGCCCTCGACCTGCGATGTCTGAGCGCGTGCCTTCGGGCCGCGGCGCAGTCGGGCGAGGGCTGGCACCACCTGAATCTCTACCCGTCGACCCTGCTCGAGACGCCCGTCGAGCAGCTGCTCCGCCTCTTTCCGGAACCAGCGACGCGCCACCAGTACTGCATCGAGCTCTCCGAACAACAGCTGCTGGGCAACCCGTCGACCATCCGCGACGCGGTCGCGGCGTTGCGTCGGGCCGACCTGCGCGTGGCCATCGACGACGTCGGCTTCGGCCGCACCTCGCTCGAGAGCCTGGTGCTCCTCGAACCGGAGGTGGTGAAGCTCGACCGGCGCTGGGTCGCCGGGATTGGGCACGAGCGGGGGCGCGTGCGTACGCTGAAGCGCCTCGTCGAGGTCGCCGACACGCTCGGCGCGCTGGTCATCGCCGAGGGAATCGAAAGCGAGGAAGAGGTGGCACTGCTCGTCGACCTCGGCGTCCGCTACGGCCAAGGGTATCTGTGGGGTGAGCCGGTCGCGGTGTCCATGACCTGA
- a CDS encoding acyl-CoA-binding protein — MTDLVQQFEAASARSKQLPSRPDNDTLLRLYALYKQATSGDVSGDRPGMFDFVAGAKYDAWAALQGTSREQAMRDYVDLVDRLEG, encoded by the coding sequence ATGACCGACCTGGTCCAGCAGTTCGAAGCGGCATCCGCTCGATCGAAGCAGCTGCCGTCCCGTCCGGACAACGACACGTTGCTCCGGTTGTACGCGCTCTACAAACAGGCGACGTCGGGCGATGTCTCGGGCGACCGTCCGGGGATGTTCGACTTCGTCGCTGGCGCGAAGTACGACGCCTGGGCGGCCTTGCAGGGCACGTCGCGGGAACAGGCAATGCGCGACTACGTCGATCTCGTCGACCGCCTCGAGGGCTAG
- a CDS encoding lipocalin family protein, producing MARRTLLRSRRTSIPGIAVTVVLAGLASTVDARTSPDPPTVAAVDLDRYQGTWFELGRLPFRFQRQCVSDVTAEYVLRGDGRVDVINACVKADGAVDRAKGLARVVSRDGSNSKLEVRFAPAFLSFISAVWGDYWILDLAPDYSTALVGTPDRRYLWVLARSADVGGERYAALLARAASLGYDVDRVVPTRHTR from the coding sequence ATGGCACGTCGCACCCTTCTTCGTTCCCGTCGCACGAGCATTCCAGGGATCGCCGTGACGGTTGTGCTCGCGGGACTGGCGTCCACCGTGGACGCACGCACGTCGCCCGACCCGCCAACGGTCGCGGCCGTCGATCTCGATCGCTATCAGGGCACGTGGTTCGAGCTGGGGCGGCTGCCGTTCCGGTTCCAGCGGCAGTGCGTGAGCGACGTCACTGCCGAGTACGTGTTACGCGGAGACGGCCGTGTCGATGTCATCAACGCGTGCGTCAAGGCGGACGGAGCCGTGGACCGGGCGAAGGGCCTCGCGCGTGTCGTCTCGCGCGACGGCTCGAACTCGAAGCTCGAGGTGCGCTTCGCCCCCGCCTTTCTGTCGTTCATCTCCGCGGTGTGGGGCGATTACTGGATTCTCGACCTCGCGCCCGACTACAGCACGGCCCTCGTCGGCACGCCCGACCGCAGGTATCTCTGGGTGCTCGCGCGGTCTGCGGACGTCGGAGGCGAGCGGTACGCAGCCCTGCTCGCTCGTGCCGCGTCACTCGGCTACGACGTCGACCGCGTGGTGCCGACGCGACACACGAGGTGA
- a CDS encoding PQQ-binding-like beta-propeller repeat protein: MGTHERWTSRPAAIAAATVVFPPLGLALIWASGGLRLWKKLAATLAALVAGVLWAHLVLGWHVVLDGSGRPRVAFTSPARHYAALEQQRAAQAGADADAALRDAPVEALPLATSEDPASAVDAGEVPSTRVSADATSTPADDPAAATMPVGRGMAPFWTDFRGPRRDGHYTERALALPWPASGPREVWRQPVGAGYASFVVAGARLFTIEQRRRQEVVAAYDIETGREVWTDAWDAEFREFMGGDGPRSTPTWHDGRLYALGATGEFRAFDAASGRVLWSRNILDDNGATNLQWGMAASPLVVDDLVIVLPGGPGGRSVVAYHRVTGAPVWRALDDQAAYASPMVVTLAGVRQLLVMSASRAMGLAIEDGSLLWEYPWTTMYNVNAAQPIVVDEGRVFLSSGYGKGAALVEVAREDGRFAARAVWENIGMKNRFSSSVLHEGVVYGLDEGILGAVDVMTGERHWKAGRYGHGQVLLASGHLLVLTEDGDLVLVRATPERHDEVSRVSSLRGKTWNVPALADGRLFVRNTTEMAAYDLRGGR, from the coding sequence GTGGGCACACACGAACGCTGGACGTCCCGCCCCGCGGCCATTGCGGCGGCAACGGTGGTCTTCCCGCCGCTGGGCCTGGCTCTGATCTGGGCGAGCGGCGGGCTTCGGCTCTGGAAGAAGCTCGCCGCCACGCTGGCCGCGCTCGTCGCCGGTGTGCTGTGGGCCCACCTCGTGCTGGGGTGGCACGTTGTCCTCGATGGCAGCGGCCGCCCGCGCGTCGCCTTCACGTCGCCCGCGCGCCATTACGCGGCGCTCGAGCAGCAGCGCGCGGCGCAGGCCGGCGCCGATGCCGACGCCGCGCTTCGGGACGCTCCGGTCGAAGCGCTGCCACTGGCGACATCGGAGGATCCGGCCTCGGCGGTCGACGCGGGCGAGGTGCCGTCGACGCGCGTGTCCGCCGACGCGACGTCCACGCCGGCGGACGACCCGGCGGCGGCGACGATGCCGGTCGGACGCGGGATGGCTCCCTTCTGGACCGACTTCCGTGGCCCTCGCCGCGACGGGCACTACACCGAACGGGCGCTCGCGCTGCCGTGGCCAGCCAGCGGCCCGCGCGAGGTGTGGCGCCAGCCGGTCGGTGCCGGGTACGCGTCGTTCGTCGTCGCCGGCGCCAGGCTCTTCACCATCGAGCAGCGGCGGCGCCAGGAGGTCGTGGCGGCTTACGACATCGAGACGGGCCGCGAGGTGTGGACCGACGCGTGGGACGCCGAGTTCAGGGAGTTCATGGGAGGCGACGGCCCGCGCTCGACGCCCACGTGGCACGACGGACGGCTGTACGCGCTCGGCGCCACGGGCGAGTTCAGGGCATTCGACGCCGCGAGCGGACGCGTGCTCTGGAGCCGGAACATCCTCGACGACAACGGCGCGACGAACCTGCAGTGGGGCATGGCCGCCTCGCCGCTCGTGGTCGACGATCTCGTCATCGTGCTGCCAGGCGGACCGGGTGGACGATCGGTCGTGGCGTACCACCGCGTCACGGGGGCGCCGGTGTGGCGCGCCCTCGACGATCAGGCGGCCTATGCGTCGCCGATGGTCGTGACGCTCGCGGGCGTGCGTCAGCTCCTCGTGATGAGCGCGTCGCGAGCGATGGGGCTGGCGATTGAAGACGGCTCCCTCCTCTGGGAGTATCCGTGGACGACGATGTACAACGTGAACGCCGCGCAGCCGATCGTGGTCGACGAGGGCCGCGTGTTCCTGTCGTCCGGGTACGGAAAGGGGGCGGCACTCGTCGAGGTCGCGCGCGAGGACGGAAGGTTCGCGGCTCGGGCGGTGTGGGAGAACATCGGCATGAAGAACCGCTTCTCGAGCTCGGTGCTGCACGAGGGTGTCGTCTACGGCCTCGACGAGGGCATCCTCGGGGCCGTCGACGTGATGACCGGTGAGCGGCACTGGAAGGCCGGGCGGTACGGGCACGGCCAGGTGCTGCTCGCGTCGGGACACCTGCTGGTGTTGACGGAGGACGGCGACCTCGTGCTGGTGCGTGCGACCCCCGAGCGGCACGACGAGGTGTCGCGGGTCTCGTCGCTGCGCGGCAAGACGTGGAACGTGCCGGCGCTCGCCGACGGCCGGCTGTTCGTTCGCAACACCACCGAGATGGCGGCGTACGACCTCCGAGGCGGGCGCTGA
- a CDS encoding transglycosylase SLT domain-containing protein translates to MTLLRRLLTWLLVLAAVAATALAVAYEVTLHRLAHPLPARAPAPALWMAPDLRPVVVQVTAAWQKLREVTTVHAFARDSAIWRRMHFDDWDVVADPLRASVVDTMFGRHREVLAGPEVWARLTVFDWDEVPQPMRAMAFIRMVEYWNEHYGVGIAYAIARQRVADTMNAIVMAESWFEHRAVQESRGNRDLGLSQASDFCRARLDALSRQGFVDFALTDEDYFDPWQATRVVAVWFDLMLAEADGDLDLAVRAYHRGIRAARSGEGDEYLAHVRRVRRRFIRNELDERTSPTWHQIWTRGREEFGPSGAMLSRGEPLAGLAVPHGDGDLPSRRVGPTGALPPMAVPGPRPRPTRLPPQPGRLSIMGGQTPSPSTGAGCG, encoded by the coding sequence ATGACCCTGCTCCGACGCCTGCTGACGTGGCTGCTCGTCCTGGCGGCCGTCGCGGCCACCGCGCTGGCCGTCGCCTACGAGGTCACGCTCCACCGGCTGGCCCACCCGCTGCCCGCGCGCGCGCCGGCCCCGGCGCTCTGGATGGCACCCGACCTCCGTCCCGTCGTGGTGCAGGTCACTGCCGCCTGGCAGAAGCTGCGCGAGGTGACCACGGTGCACGCCTTCGCACGCGATTCCGCAATCTGGCGGCGCATGCACTTCGACGACTGGGACGTCGTCGCCGACCCGCTGCGCGCGTCGGTCGTCGACACCATGTTCGGCCGTCACCGCGAGGTGCTCGCGGGTCCCGAGGTCTGGGCCCGGCTGACGGTCTTCGACTGGGACGAGGTGCCTCAGCCGATGCGCGCCATGGCGTTCATCCGCATGGTGGAGTACTGGAACGAGCACTACGGCGTGGGCATCGCCTATGCGATCGCTCGTCAGCGCGTCGCCGACACGATGAACGCGATCGTGATGGCCGAATCGTGGTTCGAACACCGCGCCGTCCAGGAGAGCCGGGGCAACCGTGACCTGGGGCTCTCGCAGGCGTCAGACTTCTGCCGCGCCCGGCTCGACGCGCTCTCGAGGCAGGGCTTCGTCGATTTCGCGCTGACCGACGAGGACTACTTCGACCCGTGGCAGGCCACCCGTGTCGTGGCCGTGTGGTTCGACCTCATGCTGGCGGAGGCAGACGGCGATCTCGACCTGGCCGTGCGCGCCTACCACCGAGGCATTCGCGCGGCGCGAAGCGGCGAGGGTGATGAGTACCTCGCCCACGTTCGTCGCGTGAGACGCCGGTTCATCCGCAACGAGCTCGACGAGCGGACGTCGCCGACCTGGCACCAGATCTGGACGCGCGGGCGCGAGGAGTTCGGCCCTTCCGGGGCCATGCTCTCGCGAGGGGAGCCGCTGGCAGGGCTGGCGGTGCCGCACGGAGACGGTGACCTTCCGTCACGGCGCGTCGGACCGACCGGCGCCCTTCCACCGATGGCGGTCCCTGGACCGCGGCCCCGGCCGACACGGCTGCCCCCGCAGCCGGGGCGGCTGAGTATAATGGGCGGCCAGACCCCGTCCCCAAGCACCGGCGCTGGCTGCGGCTGA
- a CDS encoding HAD family hydrolase has translation MRVRALIFDFDGLVIDSETPLFDIWQEIYRRHGADLTLDAWRHALGTQGGFDPYADLAARTGLVLPRDETAAHVRREHIARCEREPLLAGVSERLAEARGARLATAVASSSPRWWVEPWIERHGLGPSIDTICTRDDVARVKPAPDLFLLAAERLGVAPADCVVFEDSPNGVLAARAAGMWAVAVPNLLTRSLSFPDPHLVLTSLGDLTLDEIVRRLDGFT, from the coding sequence ATGCGCGTCCGGGCCCTCATCTTCGACTTCGACGGTCTCGTCATCGACAGCGAGACGCCGCTCTTCGACATCTGGCAGGAGATCTACCGCCGGCACGGTGCCGACCTCACCCTCGACGCGTGGCGGCACGCCCTCGGCACGCAGGGGGGCTTCGATCCCTACGCGGACCTGGCCGCGCGGACGGGCCTGGTGCTTCCCAGGGACGAGACGGCGGCGCACGTGCGACGCGAGCACATCGCGCGCTGCGAGCGGGAACCGCTGCTCGCCGGGGTGTCCGAGCGCCTCGCGGAAGCGCGCGGGGCACGCCTGGCCACGGCCGTCGCGTCGAGCAGCCCCCGCTGGTGGGTCGAGCCGTGGATCGAGCGTCACGGCCTCGGGCCCTCGATCGACACGATCTGCACGCGTGACGACGTCGCGCGCGTGAAGCCGGCCCCCGACCTCTTCCTGCTGGCCGCCGAACGCCTCGGCGTCGCGCCCGCCGACTGCGTCGTCTTCGAGGACTCGCCAAACGGCGTCCTGGCGGCACGGGCGGCAGGCATGTGGGCGGTGGCCGTCCCGAATCTCCTGACGCGGTCGTTGTCGTTTCCCGACCCGCATCTCGTCCTGACGTCACTCGGCGACCTCACGCTCGACGAGATCGTCCGACGACTCGACGGGTTCACCTGA
- a CDS encoding zinc-dependent alcohol dehydrogenase family protein, which yields MRAMLLEQPGQALALRDLPVPEPGPHEVRIAVGACGVCRTDLHVRDGELPDPALPLVLGHEVVGRVVAAGREVETLVPGARVGVPWLGGSCRACRLCQSGRENLCEAATFTGYTRPGGFAEHIVADARYVFPIPDAYDDVSAAPLLCAGLIGFRSLRMTGDAERLGLYGFGASAHIVAQVARHEGRRVFAFTRPGDAHGQAFARSLGAEWAGDSDRRPPERLDAAIIFAPVGRLVAEALQSVDRGGVVVCAGIHMSDIPPLPYRWLWHERVVRSVANLTRADGVAFFDLAPRVPVRTVTERWPIEDAELALTRLRDGRIEGAAVLVPGDRARAHPVR from the coding sequence ATGCGCGCGATGCTGCTCGAGCAGCCGGGCCAGGCCCTGGCGCTCCGCGATCTTCCCGTCCCTGAACCCGGCCCGCACGAGGTGCGAATTGCCGTGGGCGCCTGTGGCGTCTGTCGGACCGACCTGCACGTTCGCGACGGTGAGCTGCCCGATCCCGCGCTGCCGCTCGTGCTCGGCCATGAGGTCGTCGGCCGCGTCGTCGCGGCGGGTCGCGAGGTCGAAACGCTCGTGCCCGGCGCCCGCGTCGGCGTGCCGTGGCTCGGGGGCAGCTGCCGCGCGTGCCGACTCTGCCAGTCGGGCCGCGAGAACCTCTGCGAGGCGGCCACCTTCACGGGCTACACGAGGCCCGGCGGGTTCGCGGAGCACATCGTCGCCGACGCGCGCTACGTGTTTCCCATCCCGGACGCCTACGACGACGTCTCGGCCGCGCCGCTGCTGTGCGCCGGACTCATCGGGTTCCGGTCGCTGAGGATGACGGGCGATGCCGAACGGCTGGGCCTCTACGGGTTCGGCGCCTCGGCACACATCGTGGCGCAGGTCGCACGCCACGAGGGACGCCGGGTGTTCGCCTTCACGCGCCCGGGCGACGCGCACGGCCAGGCCTTTGCCCGATCGCTCGGCGCCGAGTGGGCGGGCGACTCGGATCGGCGCCCGCCCGAGCGACTCGACGCCGCGATCATCTTCGCTCCCGTCGGACGTCTGGTCGCCGAAGCGCTCCAGTCGGTCGATCGCGGGGGCGTCGTCGTCTGCGCCGGCATCCACATGAGCGACATTCCGCCGTTGCCGTACAGGTGGCTGTGGCACGAACGCGTCGTGCGATCCGTCGCCAACCTGACGCGCGCTGACGGCGTCGCGTTCTTCGACCTGGCACCGCGGGTCCCGGTCCGCACGGTCACGGAGCGCTGGCCGATCGAGGATGCCGAGCTGGCCCTGACACGCCTGCGCGACGGCCGGATCGAAGGCGCCGCCGTGCTCGTGCCCGGGGATCGAGCCCGGGCGCACCCCGTCAGGTGA